The Deltaproteobacteria bacterium region TCCGGGAACGGTGTCGTCCCGTCGAAGGCGGGCTTGCCGTCGGGCGAGTAGGGGTACTTCGACTCGAGCCGGCCCGGGAAGAACAGGTGATCGGAGAGGAGGACGCCGTGGAAGCCCGCCTCCTCCGCGCCGCGCGCGATGTCGAGGAGCTGCTCGGGCTCGCTGAACGAGACCACCTGCCAGAACTTCATGGTGCCTCCCCGGGGTGGGTCCCCGGCGCCCTCTCCGAATCGCCGGATCGCCGGGACTGTCCCCGGCTGTCTCAGGCGTAGTAGCGGGCGATGGTGTCGAGGACGCAGGCGGGTTTGTCGCTGCCCTGGATCTCGACGGTGACGCGGTACTTGACCTGGATCGAGCCGTCCTTCTGGGGGGCGGCTTCGAGGAGCTCGGCGCCGGCGCGGATGCGCGAGCCGACCGGGACGGGCGCGGGGAAGCGCAGGCGGTCGGCGCCGTAGTTGACGCCCCTCGAGATGCCGTCCACGCGCACGATCTGGGGCAGGAAGTGGTTCACGAGCGACTGGGTCAGGTAGCCGTGCGCGATGGTGCGCCCGTAGGGCCCGCTGCGCGCGCGCTCGGGGTCGAC contains the following coding sequences:
- a CDS encoding MaoC family dehydratase — its product is MPTVFEKPADLAAAVGRHLGYSDWLVIEQDRIDRFAEATGDHQWIHVDPERARSGPYGRTIAHGYLTQSLVNHFLPQIVRVDGISRGVNYGADRLRFPAPVPVGSRIRAGAELLEAAPQKDGSIQVKYRVTVEIQGSDKPACVLDTIARYYA